Proteins from a single region of Chryseobacterium scophthalmum:
- a CDS encoding ligase-associated DNA damage response exonuclease, translating to MKLITFTNKGIYCPQGKFYIDPWRPVDFAVITHGHADHARWGMKKYLCHHFTKPILHQRISPDIECQTLQYGEVLDINGVKLSLHPAGHIIGSAQIRLEYKGYVSVISGDYKTQDDGLSTPFEVVKCNEFVTESTFGLPIYNWLEVPDLNKRLQNWVLRNQENQKTSVFIGYSLGKAQRIMKAVEGMGKIHVHYSIGKLNKAFEEVGIVLPDYEVPDFRENIKHVQGEIVIVPPALLDSNVIKKIPDAATAICSGWMQVRGARRWRSADAGFPMSDHADWKGLLQAIKATEAEIVHVTHGQTEVFSKYLNEIGIRSDVVETLYGDDDEEEKEKTIIEN from the coding sequence TTGAAACTCATCACATTCACAAACAAAGGTATTTACTGTCCGCAGGGAAAATTTTATATTGATCCTTGGCGACCTGTTGATTTTGCGGTCATCACACACGGACACGCTGATCACGCTCGTTGGGGAATGAAAAAATATCTTTGTCATCATTTTACAAAACCCATTTTACACCAAAGAATTTCTCCTGATATTGAGTGTCAAACTTTGCAATATGGTGAAGTTTTAGATATCAATGGTGTAAAGCTTTCGCTTCATCCTGCAGGTCACATTATTGGTTCGGCGCAGATCCGTCTCGAATATAAAGGTTATGTAAGCGTAATTTCCGGTGATTATAAAACTCAGGATGATGGTTTGAGTACCCCTTTTGAAGTGGTAAAATGTAATGAATTTGTTACAGAAAGTACGTTCGGACTTCCTATTTATAATTGGCTTGAAGTTCCTGATCTAAATAAAAGACTTCAAAATTGGGTTCTCAGAAATCAAGAGAATCAAAAAACATCCGTATTTATAGGCTATTCTTTAGGTAAAGCGCAAAGAATTATGAAAGCCGTGGAAGGAATGGGAAAAATCCACGTCCACTACTCGATTGGAAAACTCAATAAAGCCTTTGAAGAAGTAGGAATCGTACTTCCTGATTACGAAGTTCCTGATTTTAGAGAAAATATAAAACACGTTCAAGGCGAAATTGTAATCGTTCCTCCTGCTTTATTAGACAGCAACGTCATTAAAAAAATTCCTGATGCAGCAACAGCAATTTGTTCAGGGTGGATGCAGGTTCGTGGTGCAAGGAGATGGCGAAGTGCCGATGCCGGATTTCCAATGAGTGACCACGCCGATTGGAAAGGGTTGTTGCAAGCTATAAAAGCCACTGAAGCCGAAATTGTTCATGTTACTCATGGACAAACCGAAGTTTTTTCAAAATATTTAAATGAAATCGGAATTAGATCTGATGTTGTAGAAACTTTGTATGGAGACGACGATGAAGAAGAAAAAGAGAAAACAATTATTGAAAATTGA
- a CDS encoding helix-turn-helix domain-containing protein: MQYIVIIGAFQALVALWLLIVKEKKALSNYLFIFLLSAIAVHLTIKFIIFRFIPDESIRQQMNTFISVCYGPLIYLYTLSKTKKEFLLHQKWFIFIPLFVLMIAYFTISCVFIILGKVNHQLLDAYNSFSLALIFIINLYYPIKSILIIRKSSLLIADKSEYDVIIRISACILVMESLVVISKTLLQFYPESIETVNIILRSVSYFILLIICLLIIRKNFSSGLENANENDIQLEISNDSHEKEILINTVDYERKFKNIWIKLDDLVGTKQLFRDCDLTLDQLALKTEINKYQISEMLNNYKNKPFYRYINEYRIEYFKNSVELAIEKNENINFLSFAYDAGFKSKSSFNRYFKEIIGKTPSEYYKDLLQKNSLQLAIDQV; the protein is encoded by the coding sequence ATGCAATATATCGTTATAATAGGAGCTTTTCAGGCACTTGTTGCGCTTTGGCTGTTGATTGTGAAAGAAAAAAAAGCGTTATCTAATTATCTGTTTATTTTTCTGCTTTCGGCAATTGCTGTACATCTTACAATCAAGTTTATTATATTTAGATTTATACCCGATGAAAGTATCAGACAGCAGATGAATACGTTTATCTCTGTTTGCTATGGACCTTTGATTTATTTATACACCCTTTCTAAGACAAAAAAAGAATTTTTACTACATCAAAAGTGGTTTATTTTTATACCGCTTTTTGTTTTAATGATTGCTTATTTCACAATTTCCTGTGTTTTCATTATCCTTGGTAAAGTAAATCATCAGCTTTTAGATGCTTATAATAGCTTCAGTTTGGCATTAATCTTCATCATTAATTTATATTACCCCATAAAAAGTATATTAATAATCAGAAAAAGTAGTCTGTTGATTGCTGATAAGAGTGAATATGATGTTATAATAAGAATTTCTGCCTGTATTCTGGTCATGGAATCTTTAGTTGTCATTTCCAAAACACTGCTTCAGTTTTATCCGGAAAGTATAGAAACGGTAAATATAATTTTAAGAAGTGTATCGTACTTTATATTACTTATTATTTGTCTTTTAATTATAAGAAAAAACTTTAGTTCCGGACTAGAAAATGCTAATGAAAATGATATTCAGTTAGAGATTAGTAATGACAGCCATGAGAAAGAAATACTGATTAATACGGTAGATTATGAGCGGAAATTTAAAAATATTTGGATAAAATTAGACGATTTAGTTGGTACAAAACAGCTTTTTAGAGACTGCGATCTCACTTTAGATCAATTAGCTTTAAAAACCGAAATTAATAAATACCAAATCAGTGAAATGCTGAACAATTATAAAAATAAACCGTTTTACCGCTATATCAATGAGTATCGAATAGAATATTTTAAAAACAGTGTAGAATTAGCCATAGAGAAAAACGAAAATATCAATTTTTTATCCTTCGCTTACGATGCAGGGTTTAAATCTAAATCTTCCTTCAACCGATATTTTAAAGAAATCATCGGAAAAACACCTTCTGAATACTATAAAGATTTGCTTCAAAAAAATTCGTTGCAGCTTGCAATAGATCAAGTTTAA
- a CDS encoding TonB-dependent receptor: MKNSTGFLKQRSRIIQISAFFLMASFGTIHAQTIKGTVVGKTNGALPGANISIVDENTKAASSLDGDFNLLSPKLGEINLKIEYIGYETKYFPVTVKEGTNDIGYITIDPENIANKDKLKDIQEIIIARPNALTQAKAYEIKKNNNAIMEVIAADAIGKLPDRNAAEAVQRVQGVAVARYHGEADQATVRGTPFAWTSALFNGNRLPSANVLGNRSFVLDVVPSELIQFVQVAKAVTPDMDGDAIGGSINFITRTAPAKKTLSVSGAGGYNNFSKDGTYNASLVYGDRFSKNKLGVLLSGAIWDRQWGADSFDVTYNTNAANDVERKSINTVMMKRYMGTRRTIGLNGGLEYKFNANNKVYFRGMFNKFDDIRPVYETYVDYTNTRYQYNFRYSHYQTELYGMELGGEHSLTSKLSLDWMLSDYSAKYFLDTPPTNDTKGLPIATFRQKINGGFNNLTNGKRYWGFDSPSGIGGEYTDYSSDIANSNDVISANKLLLSQLVISKLDNNERDKIGRVNFKYDINSNITLKAGAKYREKDRTSTFGYNAVYLPSAGNSLTLSQLATSEPPKGTAFLGNMNGNYNQYVMNPPTKDQLFNLFSPQTLQQNGFNELNDPARNTSLYTGEESVFAAYAMAEIKASEKFKIIGGFRNESTRLTLNGSKLTKEGSVSTLSPSVVESNYDAFLPMLHLRYNISPKANLRFAYTKSFIRPNFGDMSPGSSIDNSSFVITRGNPDLKPTFSQNLDLMGEYYFNNIGILSGGVFYKKISDIVFSDTSVMNIDGTNYTVTQSKNLQDSKLLGFEAGINKRLDFLPGFWNGFGVEFNYTYIDSEVEVPRTANIFDKTSLPNQSKNLFNAILYYEGNKVMVRLAGNYRGKSVETINQKLGPDYYIWSDKNFTIDFSASYDITKKVKVFIELNNLSNESLRLYMGDNKKRITSNEWYGSRGQMGVRWQIF, from the coding sequence ATGAAAAATTCTACTGGTTTTTTAAAACAGAGGTCGAGAATCATTCAGATATCTGCATTTTTTCTGATGGCATCTTTTGGAACCATTCATGCACAGACTATTAAAGGAACTGTAGTCGGAAAAACAAACGGCGCTCTTCCCGGAGCAAACATTTCTATTGTTGATGAGAATACGAAAGCTGCATCATCTTTAGACGGAGATTTCAACTTACTTTCTCCAAAACTAGGTGAAATTAATCTTAAAATAGAATACATCGGTTATGAAACCAAATATTTCCCGGTAACTGTAAAAGAAGGTACAAACGACATCGGTTACATCACCATTGATCCTGAAAATATTGCAAATAAAGATAAGCTTAAAGATATTCAAGAAATTATCATTGCTAGACCAAATGCATTAACACAGGCAAAAGCTTACGAAATAAAGAAGAACAATAATGCAATCATGGAAGTTATTGCAGCCGATGCAATCGGAAAACTTCCGGACAGAAATGCAGCTGAAGCTGTACAAAGAGTGCAGGGTGTAGCAGTTGCAAGATATCATGGTGAAGCAGATCAGGCGACTGTAAGAGGAACTCCTTTTGCCTGGACTTCGGCATTGTTTAACGGAAACCGACTTCCGAGTGCCAATGTTTTGGGAAACCGATCTTTTGTATTAGACGTTGTTCCTTCAGAATTAATTCAGTTTGTACAAGTTGCCAAAGCAGTAACTCCCGATATGGACGGTGATGCCATCGGAGGAAGTATCAATTTTATTACAAGAACTGCTCCAGCAAAGAAAACATTAAGTGTAAGCGGAGCGGGAGGTTACAATAATTTTTCGAAGGACGGGACTTATAATGCGTCACTTGTGTATGGCGACCGTTTTTCCAAAAATAAACTGGGAGTACTTTTATCCGGAGCGATTTGGGACAGACAATGGGGCGCAGATTCTTTTGATGTAACCTATAACACCAACGCAGCCAATGATGTTGAAAGAAAATCGATCAATACCGTGATGATGAAAAGGTATATGGGAACGAGAAGAACGATTGGTTTGAATGGTGGATTGGAATATAAATTTAATGCTAACAATAAAGTTTATTTCCGTGGTATGTTTAATAAGTTTGATGATATCCGTCCGGTTTATGAAACGTATGTAGATTATACAAATACCCGCTATCAATATAATTTCAGATATTCTCATTATCAGACAGAATTGTACGGAATGGAATTGGGTGGGGAGCACAGTCTTACCTCAAAATTAAGCTTAGACTGGATGTTAAGTGATTATTCCGCAAAATATTTCTTAGACACTCCTCCTACAAATGATACAAAAGGACTTCCTATCGCAACTTTCAGACAAAAAATAAACGGAGGTTTCAACAATCTTACAAATGGAAAACGGTATTGGGGATTTGATTCTCCCTCGGGAATTGGAGGAGAATATACTGATTACAGCTCAGATATTGCAAATTCAAACGACGTGATAAGCGCCAACAAACTACTTCTTTCTCAATTGGTGATTTCAAAATTAGATAATAATGAAAGAGATAAGATTGGAAGAGTAAATTTTAAGTATGATATCAATTCAAATATTACATTAAAAGCCGGTGCAAAATATCGTGAAAAAGACCGTACAAGCACTTTTGGCTATAATGCAGTGTATCTTCCATCAGCTGGTAATTCTCTTACCCTTTCTCAGTTAGCGACTTCAGAACCACCAAAAGGAACTGCTTTCTTGGGAAATATGAATGGAAATTACAATCAATATGTAATGAATCCGCCAACAAAAGATCAGCTTTTCAATTTGTTTTCGCCACAAACTCTACAACAAAACGGTTTTAATGAATTAAATGATCCTGCAAGAAACACTAGTCTTTACACCGGCGAAGAATCGGTTTTTGCAGCCTATGCAATGGCAGAGATCAAAGCTTCAGAAAAATTTAAAATTATCGGAGGTTTCAGAAATGAATCTACAAGATTAACATTAAACGGCTCAAAGCTAACCAAGGAAGGAAGTGTTTCAACTTTAAGCCCATCTGTAGTAGAAAGTAATTACGATGCGTTTTTACCGATGCTTCATTTACGTTATAATATTTCGCCAAAAGCAAATTTAAGATTTGCCTATACAAAATCATTTATCAGACCCAATTTTGGTGATATGTCTCCAGGATCAAGCATCGACAATTCTTCGTTTGTTATCACAAGAGGAAATCCTGATCTGAAACCCACATTCAGCCAAAATCTTGATTTAATGGGAGAATATTACTTCAATAATATTGGTATTCTTTCGGGAGGTGTATTTTATAAAAAGATCTCTGACATTGTTTTCTCAGATACTTCTGTGATGAATATTGACGGAACAAATTACACGGTAACTCAGTCAAAAAACCTTCAGGATTCAAAATTATTAGGATTTGAGGCTGGAATTAATAAACGTCTTGATTTTCTACCGGGCTTCTGGAATGGTTTCGGGGTAGAATTCAATTATACCTACATCGACTCTGAGGTTGAGGTTCCGAGAACTGCCAATATTTTTGATAAAACTTCTTTGCCGAATCAATCTAAAAATCTATTCAACGCCATTTTATATTACGAAGGTAATAAAGTGATGGTGCGTCTTGCCGGAAATTACAGAGGAAAATCAGTAGAAACCATCAACCAAAAACTAGGACCCGATTATTATATCTGGTCAGATAAAAACTTTACGATTGATTTCTCAGCAAGTTATGATATTACTAAAAAAGTTAAAGTATTTATTGAGCTGAATAATTTGAGCAATGAGAGCTTAAGACTTTATATGGGTGATAACAAGAAAAGAATCACTTCAAACGAATGGTACGGAAGCAGAGGACAAATGGGAGTTCGTTGGCAAATATTTTAA
- a CDS encoding tyrosine-protein phosphatase, whose translation MKKTGLALAIIAFGATANAQITDSLRRVVKMERAYNFRDTGGYKTADGKEVVLGKVFRSDAIDKLTDKDLKTFKDKKIVTVVDFRGVEEAKKAQDRLPENTNYILCPAGSNNLPTTQDMAKMFKDKNFLFDMYGDGGLPYFGERYRSLFVQLLTLKPNEALLFHCTGGRDRTGMASALFLKILGVPQEVIESDYVASNFYLAKNPTMKGMYSGLSKMAGMTETEIKQQMELRPELIRNFFAAINKKYGSVENFFQVEMGIGSREIAVLKQKYLK comes from the coding sequence ATGAAAAAAACAGGATTAGCATTGGCAATTATCGCCTTCGGAGCAACTGCGAATGCACAAATTACAGACAGTTTGAGACGTGTTGTAAAAATGGAAAGAGCTTATAATTTCAGAGATACGGGAGGCTACAAAACTGCAGACGGAAAAGAAGTTGTTTTGGGAAAAGTATTCAGAAGTGATGCAATCGATAAACTGACAGATAAAGATTTAAAAACCTTTAAAGATAAAAAAATCGTTACTGTGGTAGATTTCAGAGGTGTTGAAGAAGCTAAAAAAGCTCAGGATCGTTTACCGGAAAATACAAATTATATTTTGTGCCCTGCAGGAAGCAACAATCTTCCGACAACACAAGATATGGCAAAAATGTTCAAAGACAAAAACTTTCTATTTGATATGTATGGTGATGGCGGATTGCCTTATTTCGGAGAAAGATACAGATCATTATTCGTTCAGTTATTAACTCTAAAACCTAATGAAGCTCTTTTATTCCATTGTACAGGAGGGCGAGATAGAACAGGAATGGCTTCAGCTTTATTTCTTAAAATATTGGGAGTTCCGCAGGAAGTTATTGAGAGCGATTATGTAGCTTCAAACTTTTATTTAGCAAAAAATCCGACAATGAAAGGAATGTATTCCGGATTATCAAAAATGGCGGGAATGACAGAAACAGAAATCAAACAACAAATGGAGTTAAGACCGGAACTGATCAGAAATTTCTTTGCAGCCATCAATAAAAAATACGGAAGCGTAGAAAATTTCTTTCAGGTAGAAATGGGGATAGGATCGAGAGAGATTGCCGTTTTGAAACAGAAATATTTAAAATAG
- a CDS encoding rhodanese-like domain-containing protein, protein MKSILIFGGIIFLMYVVYRVYKFQTLDDGLDKLIKNGAVILDVRTEKEFETGHIDGSQNISLGTIRERYVELDPEKTYITVCSHGLRSVKVESILKEKGFKKVYNGGAWSDLQKSLDLKSTESK, encoded by the coding sequence ATGAAAAGTATTTTGATCTTTGGCGGAATTATTTTCCTGATGTATGTTGTTTACAGAGTCTATAAATTCCAAACGTTGGACGATGGTTTAGACAAATTAATTAAAAACGGCGCCGTAATTCTTGATGTGCGAACCGAAAAAGAGTTTGAAACCGGACATATTGATGGTTCACAAAATATTTCTTTAGGAACTATCCGTGAAAGATATGTAGAACTTGATCCGGAGAAAACTTATATTACAGTTTGCTCACACGGTTTAAGAAGTGTAAAAGTTGAATCTATTTTAAAAGAAAAAGGCTTTAAAAAAGTTTATAACGGCGGTGCATGGAGCGATTTGCAGAAAAGTCTTGATTTAAAATCTACCGAAAGCAAATAA
- a CDS encoding DUF3817 domain-containing protein, with protein sequence MIDLFKTKIGRLRIIAILEGISLLTLVFIAVPLKYGFDDPAFVKMMGPIHGSLFLLFLFNTLSVGIEQNWKFKETTWKVLLACIIPFGTFYIDRKILSKL encoded by the coding sequence ATGATTGATCTATTTAAAACTAAAATCGGACGCTTAAGGATTATTGCGATCCTTGAAGGAATTTCATTATTAACCTTAGTATTTATCGCAGTTCCATTGAAGTATGGATTTGATGATCCAGCCTTTGTAAAAATGATGGGACCAATTCATGGTTCATTATTTCTGTTGTTTTTATTTAATACGTTGAGCGTTGGTATAGAACAAAACTGGAAATTCAAAGAAACTACCTGGAAAGTATTATTGGCTTGCATCATTCCGTTTGGAACATTCTATATTGACCGAAAGATATTAAGTAAGCTATAA
- a CDS encoding TetR/AcrR family transcriptional regulator: protein MKKSEATRQNILQKAFELIYTNGYQTTSVDEIIATTQVTKGAFYYYFKTKDEMGLAIINERMRPTFKNTFIEPFQSDVDPLDTIYDLMHHLLMENEDLKVEYGCPASNFTQEMAPWNIEFTKALNELSLEWEKAMIGAIEKGKENGKIKSDISAKEVTVFVMSGYWGVRNLGKLENSKGVYLIYLKGLKSYFDTLK, encoded by the coding sequence ATGAAAAAATCGGAAGCAACCCGCCAAAATATTCTTCAAAAAGCATTTGAACTGATCTACACCAACGGTTATCAGACAACGAGTGTTGATGAGATCATTGCCACGACTCAGGTAACAAAAGGAGCTTTCTATTATTATTTTAAAACGAAGGATGAAATGGGTTTGGCCATCATCAATGAAAGGATGAGACCTACTTTCAAAAATACTTTTATTGAACCTTTTCAAAGCGATGTAGATCCTTTAGATACAATTTATGATCTGATGCATCATTTATTGATGGAGAATGAAGATCTGAAGGTTGAATACGGTTGCCCGGCCTCCAACTTTACACAGGAAATGGCACCCTGGAATATTGAATTTACAAAAGCTTTAAATGAACTTTCTCTGGAATGGGAAAAAGCAATGATCGGTGCCATAGAAAAAGGAAAAGAAAATGGTAAAATTAAATCTGACATTAGCGCTAAAGAGGTTACTGTTTTTGTGATGTCCGGTTATTGGGGAGTAAGAAATCTGGGTAAATTAGAAAATTCTAAAGGAGTTTATCTTATTTATTTAAAGGGACTTAAGTCTTATTTTGATACACTGAAATAA
- a CDS encoding SDR family oxidoreductase, whose product MENNKSIALVVGATGITGSNLAQELISQGWTTYGISRNTNDNINGLIPVKADLLNVQSLENALENISPTHIFFTTWMRNDTEEENIRVNSTLVRNLLNVLSPKRSVQHVALVTGLKHYLGPFEAYAKEGKLPETPVREDQPRLPLPNFYYAQEDEVYAASERDGFTWSIHRPHTVIGYAVGNAMNMGTTLAVYASICKETGEKFVWPGSSEQWNGISDVTDARILAKQLVWASTAEEAKNKAFNISNGDVFRWKWLWKRLADWFEIEAVGFENEIKPLEKEMQNKHEIWKTIAEKYGLKESNLDRLSSAWHTDLDLGRPLEVMTDMSNSRKSGFVEYQNTEESFLDLFEKLREEKLIP is encoded by the coding sequence ATGGAAAACAATAAAAGCATTGCATTGGTCGTCGGTGCAACAGGAATTACGGGAAGCAATCTTGCTCAGGAGCTTATATCTCAAGGCTGGACAACTTACGGAATATCCAGAAATACAAATGATAATATCAACGGATTGATTCCCGTAAAAGCTGATTTATTAAATGTGCAAAGTTTAGAGAATGCATTAGAGAACATCTCTCCTACTCATATCTTTTTCACAACGTGGATGCGAAATGATACTGAAGAAGAAAATATTCGTGTAAACAGCACATTGGTGAGGAATTTACTTAATGTTTTATCTCCAAAAAGATCGGTACAACATGTTGCTTTGGTTACAGGATTGAAACATTATTTAGGACCATTCGAAGCGTACGCAAAAGAAGGAAAACTTCCGGAAACTCCTGTGAGAGAAGACCAACCGAGACTTCCACTTCCTAACTTTTATTATGCTCAGGAAGATGAGGTCTATGCTGCTTCTGAGAGAGATGGTTTTACCTGGAGCATTCACAGACCTCATACTGTGATCGGTTATGCTGTCGGAAATGCAATGAATATGGGAACTACTTTGGCGGTTTATGCAAGTATCTGTAAAGAAACGGGTGAAAAATTTGTCTGGCCTGGATCTTCTGAACAATGGAACGGAATTTCGGATGTTACAGACGCAAGAATTTTAGCAAAACAATTGGTTTGGGCATCAACTGCAGAAGAAGCTAAAAATAAAGCCTTTAATATTTCAAATGGTGATGTGTTTCGTTGGAAATGGCTTTGGAAAAGACTTGCAGATTGGTTTGAAATAGAAGCTGTCGGTTTTGAAAATGAAATTAAACCTCTTGAAAAAGAAATGCAGAACAAACATGAGATCTGGAAAACAATAGCCGAAAAATATGGTTTAAAAGAAAGCAATTTAGACCGATTGTCTTCAGCTTGGCATACCGATTTAGATTTGGGAAGACCTTTGGAAGTAATGACTGACATGAGCAACAGTAGAAAATCAGGATTTGTAGAATATCAAAACACTGAAGAATCTTTTCTTGATCTATTTGAAAAATTAAGAGAAGAAAAACTGATCCCTTAG
- a CDS encoding Crp/Fnr family transcriptional regulator, which produces MFDMLLSHIQDKVDLTDQQKTDLQSFFSVKKLKKKQYLLQEGDVCKYLSFVSEGLLKSYFPDGKGGDHINMFAFEGWWISDFNSFINQERSVLNIDAVENTELLMITREDYEDLMLKIPVMDRYFRILYQNSLVTKDYRLIVSNSYTAEEKYREFAHKNPQVIQRVPHNLIASYLGLAPETISRIRKKILLKG; this is translated from the coding sequence ATGTTTGATATGCTCCTTTCTCACATTCAGGATAAAGTTGATTTAACGGATCAGCAGAAAACTGATTTACAATCTTTTTTTTCAGTGAAAAAATTGAAGAAAAAACAATATTTGCTGCAGGAAGGAGATGTCTGCAAGTATCTTTCTTTTGTAAGTGAAGGTTTGTTAAAGTCTTATTTTCCTGATGGAAAAGGTGGTGATCACATCAATATGTTTGCCTTCGAAGGATGGTGGATCTCAGATTTTAACAGCTTTATTAATCAGGAAAGATCTGTTTTGAATATTGATGCAGTCGAAAATACAGAACTGTTGATGATCACCAGAGAGGATTATGAAGATCTGATGCTTAAAATTCCAGTAATGGATCGTTATTTCAGGATCTTGTATCAGAATAGTCTGGTTACAAAAGATTATCGCTTGATTGTATCCAACAGTTATACGGCAGAAGAAAAATACAGGGAATTTGCCCATAAAAATCCACAGGTCATTCAGAGAGTTCCGCATAATCTTATTGCTTCTTATTTAGGATTAGCTCCTGAAACGATCAGTAGAATCCGAAAGAAAATTTTATTGAAAGGTTGA
- a CDS encoding MauE/DoxX family redox-associated membrane protein, protein MKDFKTAFFFLKLPIAVSLLGHGLVRIPKLHTFSDWMVTTMEKSMIPKLIIVPFGYVLPIAETILGILLLINFKTKYTLYSALVLMSILIFGSCSIENWSAIEAQLLHSFYLFGLFWFYEKFKTEESSL, encoded by the coding sequence ATGAAAGATTTTAAAACAGCATTCTTCTTTTTAAAACTTCCAATTGCCGTTTCTTTATTGGGACACGGATTGGTAAGAATTCCGAAGCTTCATACTTTTAGCGATTGGATGGTTACCACAATGGAAAAATCGATGATTCCAAAACTTATAATTGTTCCGTTTGGTTATGTTTTACCTATTGCCGAAACAATTCTTGGAATATTGTTGTTGATTAATTTTAAAACAAAATATACTTTATATTCAGCTTTAGTGTTAATGAGTATTTTGATTTTTGGAAGCTGCTCCATCGAAAACTGGTCTGCCATTGAAGCACAGCTACTCCATTCATTTTATTTATTCGGATTGTTTTGGTTTTATGAAAAATTTAAAACAGAAGAAAGTAGCTTGTAA
- a CDS encoding DUF3861 domain-containing protein, translating into MEKRNNKYHLQLKELSLKDGSAGDKNLDFDFENHDDLFKIFEVIKAKNIFEDENTAQEFALGLKLFTEVMLKNKQHPLFEDLRPAIMEFMKKLKSQ; encoded by the coding sequence ATGGAAAAAAGAAACAATAAATATCATCTCCAGCTTAAAGAATTATCATTAAAAGATGGTTCTGCTGGAGATAAAAACTTAGATTTTGATTTTGAAAATCATGACGATCTTTTTAAAATATTTGAGGTTATAAAAGCCAAAAATATTTTTGAAGACGAAAATACTGCTCAGGAATTTGCATTAGGGTTAAAGCTTTTCACAGAAGTGATGTTAAAAAACAAACAGCATCCTTTATTTGAAGATCTGCGACCTGCCATCATGGAGTTTATGAAAAAACTGAAAAGTCAGTAA
- a CDS encoding aldo/keto reductase: MQYRKLGNSDLEISAITFGAWAAGGWMWGSTDRNDAIEAIKASYDVGVSSIDTAPIYGQGTSEEIVGEAIKGISRDKVQILTKFGMRWDLAKGDFAMHSKNNDGKDIDVYKYAGKESIIYECEQSLKRLGTDYIDLYQIHWPDSTTPIDETFEAVSRLIDQGKVRFAGVCNYNAQQMEEAEKTLNLVSNQIPFSMVNRGIEEETVPYCIENNKSILAYSPLERGLLTGKMTTDHKFQQGDHRAKLPHFQPEFIEKTNQLLDKIKPIAEKHNASLGQLVLRWTIERPGITIALAGARNAEQAVQNAKAIEINLSKEEIETIDQLVNTF; the protein is encoded by the coding sequence ATGCAATACAGAAAATTAGGAAACAGCGATTTGGAAATTTCAGCAATTACTTTTGGAGCTTGGGCTGCAGGAGGTTGGATGTGGGGAAGCACAGACAGAAACGATGCGATTGAAGCTATCAAAGCTTCTTACGATGTTGGTGTAAGTTCTATTGATACAGCTCCCATTTACGGACAGGGAACGAGCGAAGAAATAGTAGGTGAAGCCATCAAAGGAATTTCGCGTGATAAAGTTCAGATTCTTACAAAATTCGGAATGCGTTGGGATTTGGCGAAAGGTGATTTTGCAATGCACAGCAAAAATAATGACGGAAAAGACATTGATGTTTATAAATACGCAGGAAAAGAGAGCATCATTTATGAGTGTGAGCAAAGTTTAAAAAGACTCGGCACAGATTACATCGATCTATATCAAATTCACTGGCCAGATTCTACCACACCGATTGATGAAACTTTTGAAGCCGTTTCAAGATTGATTGATCAGGGAAAGGTTCGTTTTGCCGGAGTTTGTAATTATAATGCCCAGCAAATGGAAGAAGCAGAAAAAACGCTGAATTTAGTTTCCAACCAGATTCCGTTTAGTATGGTCAATCGTGGGATTGAGGAAGAAACAGTTCCTTACTGTATAGAAAACAATAAATCTATTTTAGCATACAGTCCGTTGGAAAGAGGTTTGTTGACAGGTAAAATGACAACTGATCATAAATTCCAGCAAGGAGATCACCGGGCAAAACTTCCTCATTTCCAGCCAGAATTTATTGAAAAAACAAATCAGCTTTTAGATAAAATTAAACCTATTGCAGAAAAGCATAATGCGAGTTTGGGACAATTAGTTTTAAGATGGACAATAGAAAGACCTGGAATTACCATCGCTTTAGCGGGAGCCAGAAATGCGGAACAAGCAGTTCAAAATGCAAAAGCTATTGAAATTAATCTTTCAAAAGAAGAAATTGAAACGATAGATCAATTGGTAAATACTTTTTAA